One Saccharomyces eubayanus strain FM1318 chromosome VIII, whole genome shotgun sequence genomic window carries:
- the MYO2 gene encoding myosin 2, which produces MSFEVGTRCWYPHKELGWIGAEVIKNEVKDGKYHLELSLEDDEVVSVDTDDLNDDKNQSLPLLRNPPILEATEDLTSLSYLNEPAVLHAIKQRYSQLNIYTYSGIVLIATNPFDRVDQLYTQDMIQAYAGKRRGELEPHLFAIAEEAYRLMKNDKQNQTIVVSGESGAGKTVSAKYIMRYFASVEEENSTTIQHQVEMSETEQRILATNPIMEAFGNAKTTRNDNSSRFGKYLEILFDKETSIIGARIRTYLLERSRLVYQPQIERNYHIFYQLMAGLPAQTKEELHLTDASDYFYMNQGGDTKINGIDDAEEYQTTVDALTLVGITTETQHQIFKILAALLHIGNIEIKKTRNDASLSADEPSLKLACELLGIDAFNFAKWITKKQIVTRSEKIVSNLNFNQAMVAKDSVAKFIYSALFDWLVENINTVLCNPAVDDQINSFIGVLDIYGFEHFEKNSFEQFCINYANEKLQQEFNQHVFKLEQEEYVAEEIEWSFIEFNDNQPCIDLIENKIGILSLLDEESRLPAGSDESWTQKLYQTLDKSPTDKVFSKPRFGQTKFIVSHYALDVAYDVEGFIEKNRDTVSDGHLEVLKASTNETLINILEGLENVAKKLEETKKAELEQNNPGNKKPGPARTVNRKPTLGSMFKQSLIELMSTINSTNVHYIRCIKPNADKEAWQFDNLMVLSQLRACGVLETIRISCAGFPSRWTFEEFVLRYYILIPHEEWDLIFQKKETTEDDIISVVKMILEATVKDKTKYQIGNTKIFFKAGMLAYLEKLRSNKMHNSIVTIQKKIRAKYYRNQYLKISQAIKIWQSNTKGFIIRQRVYHERKVHSATLIQATYRGHAIRNNVFSVLRTIINLQMRIREELKRKQFKREHEYKAAVTIQSKVRTFEPRSTFLNTKRDTVVVQSLIRRRAAQSRLKQLKLDAKSVHHLKEVSYKLENKVIELTQNLASKIKENKEMTERIKGLQIQVEESVKLQETLENMKKEHLVNIDNQKNKDMELQKTIEDNLQSTEQDLKNAQLELEEMVKQHNELKEESKKQLDELDETKKALVEHQTLNGDLQNEVKSLKEEISRLQTAMSLGTVTTSVLPQTPLKDVMGGNSSNYNSLMVDNSELSPGKSRSTPMSGNNHIDSLSIDQDNGANATQINEELYRLLEDTEILNQEITEGLLKGFEVPDAGVAIQLSKRDVVYPARILIIVLSEMWRFGLTKQSESFLAQVLTTIQKVVTQLKGNDLIPSGVFWLANVRELYSFVVFALNSILTEETFKNGMTDEEYKEYVSLVTELKDDFEALSYNIYNIWLKKLQKQLQKKAINAVVISESLPGFSAGETSGFLNKIFANTEEYTMDDILTFFNSIYWCMKSFHIETEVFHAVVTTLLNYVDAICFNELIMKRNFLSWKRGLQLNYNVTRLEEWCKTHGLTGGTECLQHLIQTAKLLQVRKYTIEDIDILRGICYSLTPAQLQKLISQYQVADYESPIPQEILKYVADIVKKEAALSNDPKGHEHSSGIFITPETGPFTDPFSLIKTRKFDQVEAYIPAWLSLPATKRIVDLVAQQVVQDGH; this is translated from the coding sequence ATGTCATTTGAAGTTGGTACACGATGCTGGTATCCTCACAAAGAACTAGGCTGGATTGGTGCGGAAGTGATCAAGAACGAGGTCAAAGATGGCAAGTATCACTTGGAGTTGAGTTtggaagacgatgaagtCGTGTCTGTGGACACGGATGACTTGAATGATGACAAAAACCAGTCCTTGCCGCTTCTCAGAAACCCGCCTATTCTGGAAGCCACCGAAGATCTAACATCTCTATCGTACTTGAATGAACCGGCGGTCTTGCATGCGATCAAGCAGCGTTACTCTCAATTGAACATCTACACTTACTCGGGTATCGTGCTGATTGCCACGAACCCCTTTGACCGTGTAGACCAGCTTTACACACAAGACATGATTCAAGCATATGCGGGCAAACGTAGAGGCGAGTTAGAGCCTCATTTGTTTGCTATTGCCGAAGAGGCATATAGACTAATGAAAAACGATAAGCAAAACCAAACCATTGTTGTGAGTGGGGAGTCCGGTGCCGGTAAAACTGTCTCCGCCAAATATATCATGCGTTACTTCGCTTCTGTGGAAGAGGAAAACTCCACTACCATCCAACATCAGGTGGAAATGTCTGAAACAGAACAGAGGATCTTGGCCACAAATCCCATTATGGAGGCGTTCGGTAACGCCAAGACCACCAGAAATGACAACTCCTCCAGATTTGGTAAGTACTTGGAGATCTTGTTTGACAAGGAGACATCTATTATTGGGGCAAGGATCCGCACATACTTGCTGGAGCGTTCCAGATTAGTTTATCAGCCTCAAATAGAAAGGAACTATCATATCTTTTATCAACTAATGGCCGGATTGCCGGCTCAGACCAAAGAGGAACTGCATCTGACAGACGCCTCGGATTATTTTTACATGAATCAGGGTGGTGACACGAAGATCAACGGTATCGATGATGCCGAGGAATACCAAACCACAGTGGACGCGTTGACTTTAGTCGGCATCACCACAGAAACTCAACACCAAATATTCAAGATATTAGCCGCATTACTGCATATTGGTAACATcgaaatcaagaaaactAGAAACGATGCCTCATTATCTGCAGATGAACCAAGCCTCAAACTCGCGTGCGAATTGCTGGGTATAGATGCCTTCAATTTTGCCAAATGGATCACCAAGAAGCAGATTGTTACAagatctgaaaaaattgtgtCAAACTTAAATTTCAATCAAGCTATGGTCGCTAAAGATTCTGTGGCCAAATTCATTTATTCTGCCCTGTTCGATTGGCTTGTAGAGAACATCAACACCGTTTTATGCAATCCAGCCGTCGATGATCAAATCAACTCATTTATCGGTGTCCTGGATATTTACGGCTTTGAacattttgagaaaaactCATTTGAACAGTTCTGCATTAACTACgccaatgaaaaattacaacAAGAATTTAATCAACACGTTTTTAAGCTGGAACAGGAAGAATATGTTGCAGAGGAAATCGAATGGTCGTTTATAGAGTTTAACGATAATCAACCTTGTATCGACctaattgaaaacaaaataggTATCCTATCTCTGcttgatgaagaaagtaGATTACCTGCTGGTTCTGATGAATCTTGGACCCAGAAATTATATCAAACATTGGACAAATCTCCTACCGACAAAGTGTTTTCCAAACCAAGATTCGGACAAACTAAATTTATCGTGAGCCATTATGCTCTTGACGTTGCTTACGACGTGGAAGgtttcattgaaaagaataggGATACTGTCTCCGACGGTCATTTGGAGGTTTTGAAGGCGTCCACCAACGAAACACTGATAAACATCCTGGAAGGTTTAGAAAATGTTGCCAAGAAACTAGAAGAGACCAAGAAGGCCGAACTAGAACAAAATAACCCGGGGAACAAAAAACCGGGACCAGCAAGAACCGTTAATAGAAAGCCTACTTTAGGTTCCATGTTCAAGCAATCTTTGATTGAATTAATGAGCACCATCAACTCGACAAATGTCCATTATATTCGTTGTATAAAACCTAATGCTGATAAGGAAGCCTGGCAATTTGATAACTTAATGGTATTATCTCAATTAAGAGCATGTGGTGTTTTAGAAACCATCAGAATTTCGTGTGCTGGTTTCCCCTCCAGATGgacttttgaagaatttgtaTTAAGATACTATATTTTAATTCCACATGAAGAGTGGGACctaattttccaaaagaaggaaacCACCGAAGACGACATTATCTCAGTGGTAAAAATGATCCTAGAAGCTACTGTGAAGGACAAGACTAAGTACCAAATTGGTAAtacaaagatttttttcaaagcagGTATGCTTGCATATTTAGAAAAGCTAAGAAGCAACAAAATGCATAATTCTATTGTCactattcaaaagaaaattagaGCCAAATATTACCGTAAtcaatatttgaaaatttcccAAGCCATTAAAATCTGGCAGAGCAATACTAAAGGTTTCATTATTCGCCAGCGCGTTTATCATGAGAGAAAGGTTCATTCCGCAACATTGATTCAAGCCACTTATAGAGGTCACGCAATCCGTAATAATGTGTTTAGTGTGCTGAGAACCATCATCAACTTACAAATGAGAATCAGAGAGGAATTAAAGCGAAAGCAATTTAAGAGAGAGCACGAATATAAAGCTGCAGTAACAATTCAAAGTAAGGTTAGGACTTTTGAACCGAGATCTACATTTTTGAACACAAAGAGAGATACTGTTGTCGTTCAATCCTTAATCAGAAGAAGGGCTGCTCAAAGTAGATTGAAACAATTGAAATTAGATGCTAAATCAGTTCATCATCTGAAAGAAGTAAGTTATaaattagaaaacaaagTGATTGAGTTAACGCAAAATCTAGCCTCTaagattaaagaaaataaagagatGACAGAGAGAATCAAAGGATTACAAATTCAAGTAGAAGAAAGTGTTAAATTGCAAGAAACCTTAGAAAACATGAAAAAGGAACACTTAGTAAATATCGATaaccaaaagaataaagacATGGAACTACAAAAGACAATTGAAGATAATTTACAATCCACTGAGCAAGATTTAAAGAACGCTCAACTAGAATTAGAAGAAATGGTTAAGCAACACAATGAACtgaaagaagaatccaagaaacaattggatgaattagatgaaacaaagaaagctTTAGTTGAACACCAGACATTAAATGGAGATCTACAAAATGAAGTTAAATCATTGAAGGAGGAAATTTCCAGACTACAAACTGCAATGTCACTTGGCACAGTTACGACTAGTGTATTGCCTCAAACACCATTGAAGGATGTAATGGGAGGTAATAGTTCCAATTATAATAGCTTGATGGTTGACAATTCAGAACTGTCGCCTGGAAAGTCCAGATCCACTCCAATGTCCGGTAACAACCACATTGATTCATTGAGTATTGATCAAGACAATGGCGCTAATGCTACACAAATTAACGAAGAGCTATACAGATTATTGGAAGATACCGAAATCTTGAACCAAGAAATCACCGAAGGCCTGTTGAAGGGATTCGAAGTTCCGGATGCAGGTGTGGCTATCCAACTAAGTAAAAGGGACGTTGTTTATCCAGCCAGAATATTGATTATCGTTTTGAGTGAAATGTGGAGATTTGGTTTGACCAAACAAAGTGAAAGCTTTCTTGCTCAAGTGCTGACCACGATCCAAAAAGTTGTGACCCAATTAAAGGGCAACGACTTGATTCCAAGTGGTGTGTTTTGGTTAGCCAACGTGAGGGAACTATATTCATTTGTCGTGTTTGCTTTGAATTCTATTCTAACTGAAGAAACATTCAAGAACGGCATGACCGATGAGGAGTACAAAGAGTACGTTTCATTGGTAACTGAATTAAAGGATGACTTTGAAGCACTAAgttataatatatataacatctggctgaaaaaattgcagaAGCAACTACAGAAAAAGGCAATTAATGCTGTTGTTATCTCCGAGTCTTTACCAGGGTTTAGTGCAGGAGAAACTAGTGGATTTTTGAATAAGATTTTTGCTAACACTGAAGAATACACAATGGACGATATCCTGACGTTCTTCAATAGTATTTACTGGTGTATGAAATCGTTCCACATCGAAACTGAAGTGTTCCACGCTGTAGTGACAACTTTGTTGAACTACGTGGACGCCATATGTTTCAACGAATTAATTATGAAGCGTAATTTCCTATCATGGAAAAGAGGTTTACAGTTGAACTACAATGTGACCAGACTTGAAGAATGGTGCAAGACACATGGATTAACGGGTGGTACCGAGTGCTTGCAACATCTAATCCAAACCGCTAAGCTACTGCAAGTCCGCAAATATACcattgaagatattgatataTTAAGAGGAATCTGCTACTCTTTGACGCCTGCGCAGTTACAGAAATTGATATCACAATACCAAGTGGCAGACTACGAGTCTCCAATACCACAAGAAATCCTGAAATACGTGGCTGACATTGTCAAGAAGGAAGCTGCATTATCAAACGATCCGAAGGGTCATGAACATAGCAGCGGTATATTCATTACACCAGAAACGGGGCCTTTTACTGATCCGTTCAGTTTGATAAAAACCAGAAAGTTCGATCAAGTGGAAGCCTATATACCAGCATGGTTATCACTGCCCGCAACGAAGAGAATAGTTGATCTTGTTGCCCAACAAGTTGTTCAAGATGGCCATTGA
- the SNC2 gene encoding SNAP receptor SNC2: MSTSVPYDPYVPSEETNSSSNPNSQNKTAALRQEIDDTVGIMRDNINKVAERGERLTSIEDKADNLAVSAQGFKRGANRVRKQMWWKDLKMRMCLFLVVVILLVVIIVPIVVHFS, encoded by the coding sequence ATGTCGACATCAGTGCCATACGATCCATATGTACCTTCAGAGGAGACTAACTCGAGCTCGAACCCGAACTCTCAGAATAAAACGGCCGCTCTGAGACAGGAGATCGACGACACGGTGGGCATAATGAGagacaacatcaacaagGTGGCCGAACGAGGTGAACGGTTGACCTCCATCGAGGATAAAGCCGACAACTTGGCTGTCTCTGCACAAGGTTTCAAGAGAGGCGCCAACAGGGTCAGAAAACAGATGTGGTGGAAAGACTTAAAGATGAGAATgtgtttatttttggtcGTTGTCATTTTGTTGGTGGTCATTATCGTTCCTATTGTTGTCCATTTCAGTTAA
- the PDR10 gene encoding ATP-binding cassette multidrug transporter PDR10, whose protein sequence is MIPRFSHSNPSLNERDACSSERPTSETHPYEGLDEAAQKEIRELARTLTSQSSLLSQDKNVARVGDPNTVSAACSSSSKETVFAKDIKGVNPVLLNVNDPGYDESLDPRSDNFSSVRWVQNMAQVCENDPDFYKPFSLGCVWRDLSASGDSADISYQGTFSNMPVKLCKLVXRCMSRRIFCPEDNKNKKDSSTFQILKPMDGCIDPGELLVVLGRPGAGCTTLLKSISVNTHGFKLSPDTKISYNGFSTKEIKNNYRGEVVYNAESDIHIPHLTVFQTLYTVARLKTPRNRIKGVERDTFAKHTTEVAMATYGLSHTRNTKVGNDFIRGVSGGERKRVSIAEVSICGSKFQCWDNATRGLDSATALEFIKALKTQASITGSAATVAIYQCSKNAYDLFDKVCVLYDGYQIFFGPTKLAKQYFQRMGYICPERQTTADFLTSITSPSERIVDQDMVNHGIMIPQTACEMNTYWVRSEEYKRLSIQVSNHLDKDSSLQREQMKNAHIAKQSKRARPSSPYTVSFFMQVKYLLYRDFWRIRNDPSIQLFTVLSHAIMALILGSMFYKAMLSSTTATFYFRGAAIFFAILFNAFSSLLEIFSLFETRPITEKHKTYSLYRPSADALASTFSEVPTKLITAITFNIPFYFLVNLKRDAGAFFFYFMITVVTVFAMSHLFRSIGSVSKTLPQAMVPASLLLLAIAMYTGFTIPRTEMLGWSEWISYINPLAFLYESLMVNEFHSRDFPCAEFIPSGSNYTNATGNEVICSTLGAVPGNTYVNGDDFIQASFGYQHKHKWRGFGIGLAYIIFFLFLYLLICEYNEGAKQNGEMLVFPHSVVKRMRKRGQTMEGSPPTTTPGTEKDLEMNSDSSVTDKRLLHDSDSAVIGNSGAIAKQNPPSTSSSSSPSFENSSSKSNEIELSKSQAVFHWKNLCYDIQIKKEKRRILDNVDGWVRPGTLTALIGASGAGKTTLLDCLAERITMGVITGDVFVDGRYRDESFPRSIGYCQQQDLHLKTATVRESLRFSAYLRQPDNVSIKEKNKYVEEVIKVLEMELYADAVVGEPGEGLNVEQRKRLTIGVELAAKPKLLVFLDEPTSGLDSQTAWSTCQLMKKLTARGQAILCTIHQPSALLMQEFDRLLFLQSGGRTVYFGELGKGCKTMIKYFEANGAHKCPPDANPAEWMLEIVGAAPGSHANQDYFSVWRNSEEYKEVQRELDWMEKELPLRTESSSNEEQREFATSTFYQIKLVSFRLFHQCWRTPFYLWSKFFLAVVCELFIGFTFFKASASLQGLQNQMLAIFMFTVVFNPLLQQYLPLFVQQRDLYEARERPSRTFSWKAFIVSQILVEVPWNLLAGTLAYFVYYYPVGFYENASYANQLHERGALFWLFVCAFFVYIGSMGLLVISCFEIAENAANIASVLFMLSLSFCGVFATPSVLPRFWIFMYRVSPLTYLIDALLSVGLANARVVCSEKELLTMIPPSGMTCSEYMDPYIQSVGTGYLVDGSSMTECHFCRFSYTNDFLATVSSSYSHRWRNYGIFSVYIVFNYCAGIFLYWLARVPKNSKKLKK, encoded by the coding sequence ATGATTCCGCGATTCTCGCATTCAAACCCGAGTTTGAATGAACGCGATGCCTGTTCGTCAGAGCGTCCGACTAGCGAGACGCATCCTTACGAAGGTCTCGATGAGGCTGCCCAGAAAGAAATCAGAGAACTGGCACGAACACTAACGAGCCAGTCCTCACTGCTATCTCAGGATAAGAACGTTGCTAGGGTTGGAGACCCGAATACGGTAAGTGCAGCGtgttcttcctcttccaaaGAGACCGTTTTCGCTAAAGACATCAAAGGTGTCAACCCTGTATTGTTGAATGTCAACGATCCTGGCTACGACGAGTCGCTGGACCCTCGGTCTGACAACTTCTCTAGTGTAAGGTGGGTGCAGAACATGGCCCAGGTCTGTGAAAATGATCCGGATTTCTATAAGCCATTTTCGTTGGGTTGTGTGTGGAGGGATTTGAGTGCTTCCGGCGACTCTGCTGATATTTCTTACCAAGGAACATTTAGTAACATGCCCGTCAAATTGTGTAAGCTGGTTTKGAGATGCATGTCTCGTCGTATTTTCTGCCCGGaagacaataaaaataagaaagataGTTCTACTTTTCAGATCCTAAAGCCCATGGATGGCTGCATTGACCCGGGGGAACTTTTAGTCGTTCTCGGAAGACCTGGTGCAGGTTGCACCACGCTACTGAAATCCATCTCTGTAAACACTCATGGGTTTAAACTCTCTCCGGACACCAAGATTTCGTACAATGGGTTTTCTACCAAGGAAATTAAAAACAATTATCGTGGTGAAGTGGTCTATAATGCGGAGTCGGATATACATATCCCACATTTGACGGTGTTTCAAACGTTATACACCGTGGCAAGGTTGAAGACCCCAAGAAACCGAATCAAGGGTGTGGAGAGAGATACGTTTGCCAAACACACCACCGAGGTGGCAATGGCTACTTATGGGCTATCTCACACAAGAAACACAAAGGTTGGTAATGATTTCATCCGTGGTGTCTCTGGAggagaaaggaaaagagtATCCATTGCTGAAGTGTCCATATGCGGCTCGAAGTTCCAATGCTGGGATAACGCCACTAGAGGTCTGGATTCCGCGACTGCATTGGAGTTCATCAAGGCTTTAAAGACGCAGGCCTCAATCACAGGTTCCGCGGCAACTGTCGCCATCTACCAATGCTCTAAAAATGCTTATGACCTGTTCGATAAGGTTTGCGTTCTTTACGATGGTTACCAAATCTTTTTTGGCCCCACCAAGCTGGCTAAACAATACTTCCAAAGAATGGGCTACATTTGTCCCGAAAGACAGACGACTGCAGACTTTTTAACTTCTATTACAAGCCCTTCAGAAAGAATCGTGGATCAGGACATGGTCAATCACGGAATCATGATCCCGCAGACAGCCTGTGAAATGAATACGTACTGGGTACGTTCAGAAGAATACAAGCGATTATCAATACAAGTGAGCAACCACTTGGATAAAGATTCCTCCCTGCAAAGAGAACAAATGAAGAATGCACATATTGCCAAGCAATCTAAGAGGGCAAGACCTTCTTCCCCCTATACGGTGAGCTTCTTTATGCAAGTCAAATACTTGTTGTATAGAGACTTTTGGAGAATTAGAAACGACCCAAGTATTCAATTGTTCACCGTCTTGAGCCATGCAATAATGGCTTTAATTCTTGGTTCCATGTTTTACAAAGCTATGCTTTCCTCCACTACAGCGACATTTTATTTCCGAGGCGCGGCTATCTTTTTTGCCATCTTATTTAATGCATTCTCATCACTTTTGGAGATTTTCTCATTGTTTGAGACAAGACCCATCACAGAAAAGCATAAGACTTATTCACTCTACCGTCCAAGTGCAGATGCGTTGGCTTCTACGTTTTCAGAGGTCCCTACAAAACTGATTACGGCAATAACTTTTAATATAcctttctattttttggtCAACCTAAAAAGAGATGCCGGTgcgtttttcttttactttaTGATCACTGTTGTGACCGTTTTTGCCATGTCACATTTGTTTAGATCCATTGGCTCGGTATCAAAAACTTTGCCCCAGGCAATGGTCCCCGCATCTCTGCTTTTACTAGCTATCGCAATGTACACTGGATTCACCATCCCAAGAACCGAAATGCTAGGCTGGTCGGAATGGATTTCATATATCAACCCGTTAGCTTTTCTTTATGAGTCGCTAATGGTTAATGAGTTTCATAGTAGGGATTTCCCATGTGCTGAATTCATACCTAGTGGTTCCAATTATACGAATGCAACAGGTAACGAAGTAATTTGTTCTACTCTCGGAGCTGTACCAGGTAATACTTATGTGAATGGTGACGATTTCATTCAGGCAAGTTTTGGATACCAGCATAAACATAAATGGCGAGGATTTGGTATCGGATTGGCTTatatcatattttttttatttctttatcttctgATATGTGAGTATAATGAAGGTGCAAAGCAAAACGGCGAAATGCTAGTGTTCCCACATAGCGTGGTAAAAAGAATGAGGAAAAGGGGTCAAACGATGGAAGGTTCACCTCCGACAACGACACCTGGTACTGAGAAGGACCTGGAGATGAATAGTGATTCAAGTGTCACTGATAAAAGGTTGTTGCATGATTCAGATTCAGCGGTGATTGGAAATAGTGGTGCTATAGCAAAGCAAAACCCCCCTTCgacgtcttcttcatcatctccGTCCTTTGAAAATAGCTCCAGTAAAAGCAATGAGATTGAATTATCTAAATCGCAAGCAGTTTTCCACTGGAAAAATTTATGTTATGATATTCagatcaaaaaagaaaagagaaggaTTTTGGACAATGTTGATGGTTGGGTCCGACCTGGTACATTGACTGCTTTAATTGGTGCATCCGGTGCAGGCAAGACAACTTTGTTAGACTGCCTTGCAGAAAGAATTACGATGGGTGTAATTACAGGTGATGTGTTTGTAGATGGAAGATATCGGGATGAGTCTTTCCCGAGATCAATCGGCTATTGTCAGCAGCAGGATTTGCATTTGAAAACTGCTACTGTAAGAGAATCGTTAAGATTTTCTGCATATTTACGGCAGCCTGACAATGTTTCCATTAAggagaaaaacaaatatgtCGAAGAAGTCATAAAGGTACTAGAGATGGAATTATACGCAGACGCTGTTGTAGGAGAACCTGGTGAAGGCTTAAATGtggaacaaagaaagagattGACCATTGGTGTAGAACTAGCCGCGAAACCTAAACTACTGGTGTTTTTAGACGAACCAACGTCTGGACTAGATTCTCAAACTGCATGGTCAACCTGCCAACTAATGAAAAAGTTGACCGCTCGTGGTCAAGCAATTTTGTGTACTATCCACCAACCATCCGCCCTTTTAATGCAAGAATTTGACAGACTATTGTTTTTACAATCTGGTGGACGAACTGTTTATTTTGGAGAACTAGGAAAAGGTTGTAAAACCATGATCAAGTACTTTGAAGCAAACGGTGCACATAAGTGCCCTCCGGATGCCAATCCTGCTGAATGGATGTTGGAAATAGTGGGTGCGGCACCAGGAAGTCACGCCAACCAGGATTACTTCTCCGTTTGGAGAAATTCTGAAGAATATAAAGAAGTGCAAAGGGAATTGGATTGGATGGAAAAAGAATTGCCTTTAAGAACAGAAAGTTCATCAAATGAGGAGCAAAGGGAATTTGCTACTTCAACGTTTTATCAGATCAAGTTGGTTAGTTTCCGACTATTCCACCAATGTTGGAGAACGCCATTCTACTTGTGGTCCAAGTTTTTCTTAGCAGTTGTGTGTGAACTGTTTATAGgctttactttttttaaagcaAGCGCATCTTTGCAAGGCTTACAGAATCAGATGTTGGCCATTTTTATGTTTACTGTTGTTTTCAATCCATTACTACAGCAATATCTCCCACTCTTTGTTCAGCAGAGGGATCTTTACGAAGCAAGGGAGAGACCATCCAGaacattttcttggaaagcATTTATTGTGTCGCAAATTCTCGTCGAGGTTCCTTGGAATTTACTAGCCGGAACGTTAGCTTACTTTGTCTACTATTATCCTGTTGGATTTTACGAGAACGCCTCCTATGCAAACCAATTGCATGAAAGAGGTGCTCTATTTTGGTTGTTCGTATGCGCATTTTTCGTTTATATCGGTTCAATGGGCCTATTAGTGATTTcatgttttgaaattgctGAAAACGCAGCCAATATCGCATCAGTACTGTTTATGTTGTCGTTATCATTCTGTGGTGTCTTTGCTACTCCAAGTGTTCTACCAAGATTTTGGATCTTCATGTATAGAGTGTCACCACTGACTTACCTCATTGACGCCTTGTTGTCTGTTGGATTGGCCAATGCTAGGGTTGTCTGTTCAGAGAAAGAACTCTTGACTATGATTCCACCTAGTGGTATGACATGTTCAGAATACATGGACCCTTACATCCAATCTGTGGGGACAGGATACCTTGTTGACGGGAGCTCGATGACCGAATGCCATTTCTGTCGATTTAGTTACACAAATGATTTCCTGGCCACCGTAAGCTCCTCGTATTCTCATAGGTGGAGGAATTATGGGATTTTTAGTGTTTACATTGTCTTTAACTATTGCGCTGGAATATTTCTATACTGGCTGGCAAGAGTTCCGaaaaatagcaaaaaattaaaaaaatga